The Drosophila nasuta strain 15112-1781.00 chromosome 2L, ASM2355853v1, whole genome shotgun sequence genome window below encodes:
- the LOC132799024 gene encoding glutamine synthetase 1, mitochondrial yields MAFRAAGLFLKKELTAPIQQQLRLMRTSATNKAQFLNNSPNTALDKSILQRYRNLDTPSNRVQATYLWIDGTGENIRLKDRVLDKVPSSVEDLPDWQYDGSSTYQAHGENSDTTLKPRAVYRDPFKPGKNDIIVMCDTYSADGKPTPSNKRAAFQEAVNKIGDQEPWFGIEQEYTLLDVDGRPFGWPDNGFPAPQGPYYCGVGADRVYARDLVEAHAIACLYAGIDFAGTNAEVMPAQWEYQVGPSNGMKASDDLWVSRYILQRIAEEYGVVVTFDPKPMEGQWNGAGAHTNFSTKAMRADGGMKAIEQAIEKLSKQHERHIKAYDPKEGKDNERRLVGRLETSSIDKFSWGVANRAVSVRVPRGVATAGKGYFEDRRPSSNCDPYAVCGALVRTCLLE; encoded by the coding sequence ATGGCATTCCGCGCCGCTGGACTTTTTCTCAAAAAGGAGCTTACAGCTCCCATCCAACAGCAACTGCGTTTAATGCGCACTTCGGCCACCAACAAGGcgcaatttttaaataattcaccGAATACTGCACTGGACAAGAGTATACTTCAACGTTATCGTAACCTGGACACTCCTTCAAACCGTGTGCAAGCTACTTACCTCTGGATCGATGGAACAGGCGAGAACATTCGTCTAAAGGATCGTGTACTGGACAAAGTGCCCAGCTCCGTGGAGGATCTTCCTGATTGGCAGTATGATGGTAGCTCAACTTATCAAGCTCATGGTGAGAATTCCGACACAACTCTGAAGCCTCGAGCTGTTTACCGGGATCCCTTTAAGCCGGGTAAAAACGATATTATTGTCATGTGTGACACGTATAGTGCTGATGGAAAACCCACGCCTTCAAACAAACGCGCCGCATTCCAGGAAGCTGTAAACAAGATTGGCGACCAGGAACCCTGGTTCGGCATCGAGCAAGAGTACACACTACTTGACGTCGATGGCAGACCATTTGGTTGGCCCGATAACGGTTTTCCGGCACCACAAGGTCCTTACTACTGTGGTGTAGGAGCTGACCGCGTTTATGCGCGCGATCTTGTAGAGGCCCATGCTATTGCTTGCCTTTACGCAGGAATTGATTTCGCCGGTACCAACGCTGAGGTTATGCCAGCACAATGGGAATACCAAGTTGGCCCCAGCAACGGCATGAAGGCCAGTGATGATCTCTGGGTGTCTCGTTATATTCTGCAGCGCATAGCTGAAGAGTATGGCGTAGTTGTGACCTTCGACCCCAAACCAATGGAGGGCCAGTGGAATGGTGCTGGTGCCCACACAAATTTTTCCACAAAAGCCATGCGTGCTGACGGCGGCATGAAAGCCATCGAGCAGGCAATCGAGAAACTGAGCAAACAACATGAACGTCATATCAAGGCATACGATCCTAAGGAGGGTAAGGATAATGAGCGTCGCCTGGTTGGTCGCCTAGAGACATCTAGCATTGATAAATTCTCATGGGGCGTTGCCAACCGAGCTGTAAGTGTTCGCGTTCCACGTGGTGTAGCGACAGCTGGCAAAGGATACTTTGAGGATCGACGTCCCAGTTCGAACTGCGATCCTTATGCGGTGTGTGGTGCGTTGGTACGTACGTGCCTATTGGAATAA